A window from Candidatus Bathyarchaeota archaeon encodes these proteins:
- a CDS encoding alkaline phosphatase family protein: MKLIYVAIDGMGDLPVKALGNKTPLETAPTPNLDMLAASGETGLMYTVGRGIAPESDAAVISLLGYDPFKYSTGRGVIEVAGAGLDMKDGDLAVRCNFATLGEDKKILDRRAGRNLTNAEATELSRVVNQQLKLTSYPATFQFKNTLGHRAILLIKSKAEPLSSHITNSDPAYTVINGIGVALKDPPMVLKTCEPTDGTQAAKVSAGLVNEFIEKSHQLWENKPVNIKRTEEGKLKANAVITRDAGHLLPRFFNINERYGVKFACLADMQTESGIAKLAGMQASLLPPPSGNLQHDMELRVKALLEALPKFDCFYIHLKGPDEPGHDGNCQLKTDILAAIDKYFFGPLLQHISLKDTVICVTADHATPCELKNHSDTPVPLLISGTKTGGKGKFSERECAKGNLGTLEHAYELMPKLMTILKK, from the coding sequence TTGAAGTTGATTTACGTTGCAATCGACGGCATGGGTGATTTACCCGTCAAAGCTTTAGGTAACAAAACACCCCTTGAAACAGCCCCAACCCCCAACCTTGATATGCTTGCCGCAAGCGGCGAAACTGGCTTAATGTACACTGTGGGCAGAGGCATAGCTCCTGAGAGCGACGCCGCCGTCATCTCTCTTTTAGGCTATGACCCCTTCAAATACAGCACTGGCCGAGGCGTAATCGAAGTCGCAGGCGCAGGCTTAGACATGAAAGACGGCGACTTAGCTGTGCGATGCAACTTCGCTACCTTAGGAGAGGACAAAAAAATCCTTGACCGACGCGCAGGCCGCAACTTAACCAACGCGGAAGCCACCGAACTTAGCCGCGTCGTCAACCAACAACTCAAACTAACTTCTTACCCAGCCACATTCCAATTCAAAAACACACTGGGCCACCGAGCCATACTACTAATTAAAAGCAAAGCCGAGCCACTATCTAGCCACATAACAAACAGCGACCCCGCATACACAGTAATTAACGGCATCGGCGTAGCCCTCAAAGACCCTCCGATGGTGCTTAAAACCTGTGAACCAACCGACGGCACCCAAGCCGCCAAAGTCTCCGCAGGCTTAGTTAACGAGTTCATAGAAAAGTCTCATCAGCTTTGGGAGAACAAACCCGTCAACATCAAACGCACAGAGGAAGGCAAACTAAAAGCAAACGCAGTGATAACCCGCGATGCAGGTCACCTGCTGCCAAGGTTCTTTAACATTAATGAGCGGTACGGAGTAAAATTTGCCTGCCTAGCAGACATGCAAACCGAAAGCGGCATAGCCAAACTGGCAGGGATGCAGGCGTCACTTCTTCCACCCCCCTCAGGCAACCTGCAGCATGACATGGAACTCCGCGTCAAAGCCCTCCTTGAAGCCCTACCCAAATTTGACTGCTTCTACATTCACCTCAAAGGCCCCGACGAACCAGGTCACGACGGGAACTGCCAACTAAAAACCGACATCCTCGCAGCCATAGACAAATACTTCTTTGGCCCACTCCTGCAGCACATCTCACTCAAAGACACAGTAATCTGCGTCACCGCCGACCACGCCACCCCATGCGAACTCAAAAACCACAGCGACACCCCCGTCCCACTGCTAATTTCAGGCACCAAAACAGGCGGCAAAGGCAAATTCTCTGAGCGGGAATGCGCCAAAGGCAACCTCGGCACACTGGAACACGCCTACGAATTAATGCCCAAACTCATGACAATACTCAAAAAATAA
- the tuf gene encoding translation elongation factor EF-1 subunit alpha — MSKSDKPHLNIIIMGHVDNGKSTTTGHLLYLAGAIDERTIKSYQEEAEKMGKGTFAFAWVLDNLKEERERGVTIDLRFLQFQTKKYNMTVIDAPGHRDFVKNMITGASQADAAVLFTSASKGEFEAGIGPGGQTREHAFLSFTLGIRQLIVAVNKMDTANWSKERYEEVKNEVSRMIRMVGFKVEKVNFVPVSGWTGDNLIKKSPNMSWYNGPTLMEAFDLLEVPAKPTNKPVRIPIQDVYSITGIGTVPVGRVETGILKPGASIVFMPSNKTAEVKSIEMHHTSIPMAEPGDNIGMNVRGIAKNDVHRGDVAGPVDNPPTVAKEFIGQIIVIYHPTAIAAGYTPVLHFHTGQIACRFTELLKKIDPRTGQVSEEHPSYLKTGDAAWVRMEPLHPIAIETFQDYPELGRFAIRDMGTTVAAGAVKEVTKKGP; from the coding sequence ATGAGTAAAAGCGATAAACCCCACTTAAACATCATCATCATGGGGCACGTTGACAACGGCAAATCCACCACTACTGGACACTTACTCTATTTAGCAGGCGCAATCGACGAACGAACAATCAAATCCTACCAAGAAGAAGCCGAAAAAATGGGCAAAGGCACCTTCGCGTTCGCCTGGGTTCTCGACAACCTCAAAGAAGAACGAGAACGAGGTGTCACAATTGACCTTCGATTCCTCCAATTCCAAACTAAGAAATATAACATGACCGTTATCGATGCACCCGGCCACAGAGACTTCGTCAAAAACATGATTACTGGCGCAAGCCAAGCAGACGCAGCCGTTCTCTTCACTTCTGCCTCAAAAGGCGAATTTGAAGCAGGCATCGGCCCCGGCGGACAAACACGTGAACATGCATTCTTGTCATTCACTTTAGGTATCCGCCAACTTATCGTTGCAGTTAACAAGATGGACACTGCCAACTGGAGCAAAGAACGATACGAAGAAGTAAAGAACGAAGTCAGCCGCATGATAAGAATGGTTGGCTTCAAAGTTGAGAAAGTCAACTTCGTTCCAGTTTCAGGCTGGACAGGCGACAACCTGATTAAGAAAAGCCCCAATATGTCCTGGTATAATGGTCCAACCTTGATGGAAGCCTTCGACCTTCTTGAGGTCCCAGCGAAACCAACCAACAAACCAGTCCGCATCCCAATTCAAGACGTATACAGCATCACCGGCATCGGCACCGTCCCAGTCGGACGCGTCGAAACAGGCATTCTCAAACCCGGCGCAAGCATAGTCTTTATGCCATCTAACAAGACCGCTGAAGTCAAATCTATCGAAATGCACCACACCAGCATCCCAATGGCTGAACCAGGCGACAACATCGGCATGAACGTCCGAGGCATCGCCAAAAACGATGTCCACCGCGGAGACGTAGCCGGACCAGTAGACAACCCACCAACCGTTGCAAAAGAATTCATCGGACAAATCATCGTCATCTACCACCCAACCGCAATCGCAGCAGGATATACCCCCGTTCTCCACTTCCACACAGGCCAAATCGCATGCCGCTTCACTGAACTCCTAAAGAAGATCGACCCACGCACTGGCCAAGTATCTGAAGAGCACCCAAGTTATCTCAAAACAGGAGATGCAGCCTGGGTACGCATGGAACCACTCCACCCAATCGCTATCGAAACCTTCCAAGACTACCCCGAACTCGGCAGATTCGCAATCCGAGACATGGGTACCACCGTCGCAGCAGGCGCAGTCAAAGAAGTAACCAAAAAGGGTCCATAA
- a CDS encoding glycosyltransferase, giving the protein MSSDSAASNGVSVVTTTWNERENIEQLISRIRVTLRNVKHEIIVVDDSSKDGTLDAAKPLADVAVSKHREGQTKGLLYGAKLARYPIVVTIDSDLENSPELIPALLEKATSFDVVVASRTVLPRISERWAAKTLGRLCGVHDFYSNFRLFKREALIKELKSGETFGGELLVWAKRRGFRVGEVLYVAPPRRSRPRIGGNVKANGRIIVASLRCFWRYCCISKR; this is encoded by the coding sequence ATGAGCAGTGACAGCGCAGCATCAAACGGCGTTTCAGTTGTAACAACAACTTGGAATGAACGCGAAAACATAGAACAACTGATTAGTAGAATCCGCGTTACACTGCGTAACGTAAAACATGAAATTATTGTGGTTGATGACAGCTCCAAAGATGGAACCCTTGATGCCGCAAAACCCCTTGCAGATGTGGCAGTCAGCAAACACCGCGAAGGGCAAACTAAAGGCTTACTCTACGGCGCAAAACTCGCTCGATACCCAATTGTTGTTACCATTGATTCTGACTTGGAAAACAGCCCCGAACTCATCCCCGCGTTATTGGAAAAAGCAACCTCATTCGATGTTGTGGTGGCTTCGAGAACCGTTCTGCCGCGAATCTCTGAGCGTTGGGCAGCTAAAACTTTAGGGCGGCTATGTGGAGTGCATGATTTTTACTCAAATTTTAGGCTGTTTAAGCGTGAAGCACTCATAAAAGAATTGAAAAGTGGAGAAACATTTGGGGGTGAGTTGCTGGTTTGGGCTAAGCGGAGGGGATTTAGGGTTGGGGAGGTGTTGTATGTGGCACCACCGAGGCGGAGCAGACCTCGAATCGGGGGAAACGTTAAAGCGAATGGGCGGATAATTGTGGCTTCTTTGAGATGTTTTTGGCGCTATTGCTGCATTAGCAAACGATAA
- a CDS encoding flippase-like domain-containing protein, whose product MVIGLVAFVLYLWLFVGFDGLFSLLSKLNVYQYSLFFSLAVAALFLGVVFDSMIWHSLLETLSIKIKLRKIVLYNWIGNFVELIIPSATIGGEVARIALAQRETKHDTGLAAATVIGSRLISTFVYTSGLFIGVMLLLFMHQLPVYLITPVILVAIGTGSIVACIFVIAYKQGAADKIANGICWAAKRLIKNPQKLEAFDQKIRQSLTSFSGVFRTFKDQPRQLIKPTLYAITAWVFNLVVYLMIFYSLDFTAISIFDLATVYCIVTTVETITAGLPVGAVEVTMVSLFSLYGVPLAIAGVATTLARLLTFWCQILVGYPLVEWIGAKSIIKFNLNSLKPSGLLNQVHRDTLDTSAPAQVH is encoded by the coding sequence ATGGTTATTGGTTTAGTAGCCTTCGTCCTATACTTATGGTTATTCGTAGGCTTCGATGGACTCTTCAGCCTGCTAAGTAAACTCAACGTCTACCAATACTCCCTCTTCTTCTCTCTAGCAGTAGCCGCACTATTCTTGGGCGTCGTTTTCGACTCAATGATTTGGCACAGCCTGCTAGAAACCCTGTCCATAAAAATCAAGCTCCGCAAAATAGTCCTCTACAACTGGATCGGAAACTTTGTCGAATTAATTATCCCCAGCGCCACCATCGGAGGCGAAGTCGCCCGCATAGCACTAGCCCAACGCGAAACAAAACATGACACAGGTCTCGCCGCAGCCACCGTCATAGGATCCAGACTCATCAGCACCTTTGTCTATACTAGCGGATTATTCATCGGTGTTATGCTGTTGCTTTTCATGCATCAGCTCCCCGTTTACCTCATCACACCCGTCATATTGGTGGCCATCGGAACCGGCTCCATCGTTGCCTGCATCTTCGTCATCGCCTACAAGCAGGGCGCCGCCGACAAAATCGCCAACGGCATATGCTGGGCAGCAAAACGCCTAATCAAGAATCCGCAAAAACTTGAAGCATTTGACCAAAAAATACGCCAATCACTAACTTCCTTTAGCGGCGTATTCCGCACCTTCAAAGACCAACCTCGCCAACTCATAAAACCCACCCTCTACGCCATAACCGCATGGGTCTTTAACCTCGTCGTTTACTTGATGATCTTTTACTCGCTAGATTTCACGGCTATCTCAATTTTTGATTTAGCCACAGTATACTGCATCGTAACAACGGTTGAAACCATAACTGCAGGGTTACCCGTCGGCGCCGTGGAAGTAACCATGGTTAGCCTATTTTCTCTCTACGGTGTCCCCCTCGCAATCGCGGGTGTCGCAACAACTCTCGCTCGCCTGTTAACTTTCTGGTGCCAAATACTCGTCGGCTATCCTTTGGTGGAGTGGATAGGCGCAAAATCAATAATCAAATTCAACCTAAACTCGCTTAAGCCGTCAGGGCTGCTGAATCAGGTTCATAGGGATACGCTTGACACTTCAGCGCCCGCTCAAGTCCACTGA
- a CDS encoding winged helix-turn-helix domain-containing protein translates to MLLSYNHMRLSTQKRLIQLIYGELSLTSNTVGAAKLNSHELQFALLKHEREWSNLKGVRRGKLDIIAEILLFCEQQKTKTSIMYNTNLNYSQLKNHMEALTAQGLLTKKVNKYLTTERGYRFLELFAQLNDLLDTFSS, encoded by the coding sequence TTGTTGCTGAGTTACAACCACATGCGTTTATCAACACAGAAGCGGTTAATCCAGTTGATTTATGGGGAACTTTCCTTGACTAGCAACACCGTTGGGGCAGCCAAGCTCAATTCTCATGAGCTCCAATTTGCTCTTCTAAAGCATGAACGGGAATGGAGCAACCTCAAAGGAGTCAGACGAGGCAAACTTGACATAATCGCTGAGATCCTGCTTTTTTGTGAACAACAAAAAACCAAAACCAGCATAATGTATAACACTAACCTCAATTATTCTCAGCTAAAAAACCATATGGAAGCCCTCACCGCGCAGGGGCTCTTAACAAAAAAAGTAAACAAGTACCTCACCACCGAGCGTGGATACCGCTTCTTGGAGCTATTTGCCCAACTTAACGATTTACTTGACACCTTTTCATCCTAA
- a CDS encoding ribonuclease HI family protein, whose translation MTQELLLFSDGGARGNPGPAAIAFVAQNAQGETVHTDTRYLGVRTNNQAEYEALLLALSYAAEQGAVEVVCHLDSELVTKQVNGEYSVKNAQLWQLWRRVQEQKRVFAKIRFVGVRRENPQIQRADELVNKTLDEQARNRLR comes from the coding sequence ATGACGCAAGAGCTTCTATTATTTTCTGACGGCGGCGCAAGGGGCAATCCGGGTCCAGCAGCCATAGCCTTTGTAGCCCAAAACGCCCAAGGCGAAACAGTCCACACAGACACCCGCTACCTCGGCGTGCGCACCAATAATCAAGCCGAATACGAGGCACTTCTTTTAGCCCTATCCTACGCCGCGGAGCAAGGAGCAGTAGAAGTTGTTTGTCATCTTGACAGCGAACTAGTCACCAAACAGGTCAACGGGGAATACAGCGTGAAGAATGCTCAGCTCTGGCAGCTTTGGCGGCGTGTGCAGGAGCAGAAGCGCGTGTTTGCTAAAATCAGGTTTGTGGGTGTTCGGCGTGAGAATCCGCAGATTCAGCGTGCTGATGAGCTTGTGAATAAGACTTTGGATGAACAGGCGAGAAATAGGTTAAGATAA
- a CDS encoding emp24/gp25L/p24 family protein — MNTKKTAGIILTVIGIVALVYGAIAYTSTTTQTETKTIPVSEDLTVTLELGQGDKVQGAVTLLNGNEGISVKVENPANETVYNGGAVYSAVEFSFNAQTSGSYTATFHNLSSDNGQTIEYSFTYPTTPILVSYANFAVGALLVAAGVILVALNRK, encoded by the coding sequence ATGAACACCAAAAAAACCGCAGGTATAATCTTAACCGTAATTGGCATAGTGGCATTAGTGTATGGCGCAATCGCTTACACCTCCACAACCACCCAAACCGAAACCAAAACCATCCCAGTTTCAGAGGACTTAACAGTTACCCTTGAGCTAGGTCAAGGCGATAAGGTCCAAGGCGCTGTTACCCTGCTAAACGGAAACGAAGGCATTAGTGTTAAGGTAGAAAACCCCGCCAACGAAACTGTCTATAACGGGGGAGCCGTTTACAGCGCCGTTGAATTCTCCTTTAATGCACAAACATCGGGGTCATACACTGCCACTTTTCACAACCTAAGCAGCGATAACGGGCAAACGATAGAGTACTCTTTTACTTACCCGACTACTCCTATCCTAGTTAGTTATGCTAATTTTGCAGTAGGCGCTTTGCTTGTCGCCGCAGGCGTTATACTGGTTGCTTTAAACAGAAAGTAA
- a CDS encoding ABC transporter ATP-binding protein translates to MRQLELQDLSAGYGLEEVIHKINLKLTEPSIYVVLGPNGAGKTTLFRAICGILQPSSGQVKLDEFDLFSNKEARKKVAYLSHLNALPEEMTVYNALKYYADIEGGDVEHVIDILNLQELRDKKFTSLSQGQKKRVSVAKIFLRERELYLLDEPTSNVDPKISKEIRQLLAELSKDKFVLYSSHNLYEAREIGTYLIVIKNGSLSFFDKIENVKTRQYRVGFKALNDISKMLPHSKFENGYFVVTVQSPEEVAEIVNKLVAEGAKLIELRELDNPLQEFFEEG, encoded by the coding sequence TTGCGGCAGCTTGAACTCCAAGACCTAAGCGCAGGCTACGGTTTAGAAGAGGTAATTCACAAAATTAATCTAAAGCTAACTGAACCCTCAATCTACGTCGTGCTCGGACCCAACGGCGCGGGGAAAACGACACTTTTTAGGGCTATTTGCGGAATTTTGCAGCCATCTTCAGGTCAAGTTAAGTTAGACGAATTTGACCTCTTCAGCAATAAAGAAGCAAGAAAGAAGGTAGCGTACCTTTCTCACTTAAATGCGCTCCCTGAGGAAATGACCGTCTACAACGCTCTGAAATATTATGCCGATATTGAAGGCGGCGATGTGGAGCATGTCATCGACATCTTAAACCTTCAAGAACTTCGCGACAAAAAATTTACTTCCCTATCCCAGGGGCAGAAAAAGAGGGTCTCAGTCGCCAAAATCTTTCTCCGAGAAAGGGAACTCTACCTCCTCGACGAGCCCACATCCAACGTGGACCCAAAAATCTCCAAAGAAATAAGACAACTCCTCGCCGAGTTAAGCAAGGACAAGTTTGTTCTCTACTCTTCTCATAATCTCTATGAAGCTCGAGAAATCGGCACGTATTTGATTGTGATAAAGAATGGTTCCTTGAGCTTTTTTGATAAAATAGAAAACGTCAAAACACGCCAGTACCGTGTGGGTTTCAAGGCGTTAAATGATATTTCAAAGATGCTTCCGCATTCCAAGTTTGAGAACGGCTATTTTGTGGTTACTGTTCAAAGCCCCGAGGAAGTGGCTGAAATCGTCAACAAGCTTGTGGCTGAGGGCGCTAAACTGATTGAGCTTCGCGAGTTGGATAACCCCTTGCAGGAGTTCTTTGAGGAGGGATAA